In Chanodichthys erythropterus isolate Z2021 chromosome 18, ASM2448905v1, whole genome shotgun sequence, the following are encoded in one genomic region:
- the hmx3a gene encoding homeobox protein HMX3 isoform X1, with product MPETTQDTCASAKDSPFFIKNLLNSDSKPSKPKPMLASTKAGLDGSFSLSQVGELNFPRFELPTQRFALPAYLERASAWWYPYTLSASAHLHRTEAAQKARDSSPNAGTDRDSPELVLKSDPDAKDDEDDNKSGDEIVLEESDIEDGKKEGGVDDWKKNDDGADKKPCRKKKTRTVFSRSQVFQLESTFDMKRYLSSSERAGLAASLHLTETQVKIWFQNRRNKWKRQLAAELEAANLSHAAAQRIVRVPILYHENSSSESSNTAGNVPVSQPLLTFPHPVYYSHPIVTSVPLLRPV from the exons ATGCCCGAAACAACCCAGGATACATGTGCTTCGGCGAAAGACTCTCcgtttttcattaaaaatcttCTAAATTCTGACAGTAAGCCGTCCAAGCCTAAGCCTATGTTGGCTTCAACTAAAGCAGGACTTGATGGCAGCTTCTCGCTCTCTCAGGTTGGGGAATTAAACTTTCCTCGCTTCGAGTTGCCGACCCAGCGCTTTGCGTTACCGGCTTATCTTGAGCGTGCCTCGGCGTGGTGGTACCCGTACACACTCAGTGCATCTGCGCATCTTCACAGAACAGAAG CAGCACAGAAAGCGAGGGACTCCTCACCGAATGCAGGCACCGACCGAGACTCACCTGAGCTCGTGCTCAAATCAGACCCGGACGCCAAAGACGATGAAGACGACAACAAAAGTGGTGACGAGATTGTCCTCGAAGAGAGCGACATCGAAGATGGTAAAAAAGAAGGCGGCGTTGACGACTGGAAGAAGAACGACGACGGTGCGGACAAGAAACCTTGCCGGAAAAAGAAAACTCGCACGGTGTTTTCGCGGAGTCAGGTGTTCCAGCTGGAGTCCACCTTCGACATGAAACGCTACCTCAGCAGCTCGGAGCGCGCGGGCCTTGCTGCCTCCCTTCACCTCACAGAGACCCAAGTCAAAATCTGGTTTCAGAACCGCAGAAACAAATGGAAACGTCAGCTGGCCGCAGAGCTGGAGGCCGCCAACTTGAGCCACGCAGCAGCGCAAAGGATTGTGAGAGTACCCATCCTGTATCACGAGAACTCGTCCTCTGAGAGCTCCAACACAGCGGGCAACGTGCCCGTGAGCCAGCCGCTGCTCACTTTCCCTCATCCGGTTTACTACTCGCATCCTATCGTCACCTCCGTGCCCCTCCTCAGACCGGTTTGA
- the hmx3a gene encoding homeobox protein HMX3 isoform X2: MPETTQDTCASAKDSPFFIKNLLNSDSKPSKPKPMLASTKAGLDGSFSLSQVGELNFPRFELPTQRFALPAYLERASAWWYPYTLSASAHLHRTEAQKARDSSPNAGTDRDSPELVLKSDPDAKDDEDDNKSGDEIVLEESDIEDGKKEGGVDDWKKNDDGADKKPCRKKKTRTVFSRSQVFQLESTFDMKRYLSSSERAGLAASLHLTETQVKIWFQNRRNKWKRQLAAELEAANLSHAAAQRIVRVPILYHENSSSESSNTAGNVPVSQPLLTFPHPVYYSHPIVTSVPLLRPV, encoded by the exons ATGCCCGAAACAACCCAGGATACATGTGCTTCGGCGAAAGACTCTCcgtttttcattaaaaatcttCTAAATTCTGACAGTAAGCCGTCCAAGCCTAAGCCTATGTTGGCTTCAACTAAAGCAGGACTTGATGGCAGCTTCTCGCTCTCTCAGGTTGGGGAATTAAACTTTCCTCGCTTCGAGTTGCCGACCCAGCGCTTTGCGTTACCGGCTTATCTTGAGCGTGCCTCGGCGTGGTGGTACCCGTACACACTCAGTGCATCTGCGCATCTTCACAGAACAGAAG CACAGAAAGCGAGGGACTCCTCACCGAATGCAGGCACCGACCGAGACTCACCTGAGCTCGTGCTCAAATCAGACCCGGACGCCAAAGACGATGAAGACGACAACAAAAGTGGTGACGAGATTGTCCTCGAAGAGAGCGACATCGAAGATGGTAAAAAAGAAGGCGGCGTTGACGACTGGAAGAAGAACGACGACGGTGCGGACAAGAAACCTTGCCGGAAAAAGAAAACTCGCACGGTGTTTTCGCGGAGTCAGGTGTTCCAGCTGGAGTCCACCTTCGACATGAAACGCTACCTCAGCAGCTCGGAGCGCGCGGGCCTTGCTGCCTCCCTTCACCTCACAGAGACCCAAGTCAAAATCTGGTTTCAGAACCGCAGAAACAAATGGAAACGTCAGCTGGCCGCAGAGCTGGAGGCCGCCAACTTGAGCCACGCAGCAGCGCAAAGGATTGTGAGAGTACCCATCCTGTATCACGAGAACTCGTCCTCTGAGAGCTCCAACACAGCGGGCAACGTGCCCGTGAGCCAGCCGCTGCTCACTTTCCCTCATCCGGTTTACTACTCGCATCCTATCGTCACCTCCGTGCCCCTCCTCAGACCGGTTTGA
- the hmx2 gene encoding homeobox protein HMX2 → MNNSEDSGSKCSPAPISSFTIQSILGTSNEGVRSAGKDSPKSQPRKRTLSVSSEDDCSAGEDSGDCYCSESGVPESCNPHQPLNFSCLGATKGLLPVQDGIDRRPHLTPSILPDYKEEQERACSQMSPVSEERQRDGPDKQSSSAKKKTRTVFSRSQVYQLESTFDMKRYLSSSERACLASSLQLTETQVKTWFQNRRNKWKRQLSAELEAANMAHASAQTLVGMPLVFRENSLLRVPVPRSIAFPTPLYYPGSNLPALPLYNLYNKIEY, encoded by the exons ATGAATAACTCGGAGGACAGCGGAAGCAAGTGCTCGCCTGCCCCCATTTCAAGCTTCACAATCCAGTCCATTCTCGGCACCTCCAACGAGGGAGTCCGGTCAGCAGGAAAGGACAGTCCCAAATCCCAGCCGAGGAAGCGGACGTTGTCCGTGTCGTCAGAGGACGACTGCAGCGCCGGTGAGGACTCGGGCGACTGCTACTGCTCTGAGTCCGGTGTACCAGAGTCCTGCAACCCGCACCAGCCTCTGAACTTCTCCTGCCTCG GTGCCACAAAGGGACTTCTACCTGTGCAGGATGGGATCGACCGCCGGCCGCATTTGACACCATCCATACTACCGGATTACAAAGAGGAGCAGGAGCGAGCGTGTAGCCAAATGTCTCCCGTTTCTGAAGAGAGACAACGTGACGGTCCGGACAAACAGAGCAGTTCCGCCAAGAAGAAGACGCGCACCGTTTTCTCTCGGAGTCAGGTTTATCAGCTCGAGTCCACATTCGACATGAAACGCTATTTGAGCAGCTCCGAGAGAGCCTGTCTCGCCTCGAGCCTGCAGTTAACGGAGACACAAGTGAAAACGTGGTTTCAGAACCGGCGGAACAAATGGAAACGGCAGCTCTCTGCGGAACTGGAAGCTGCGAACATGGCGCACGCATCGGCGCAGACTTTGGTTGGGATGCCCCTCGTTTTCAGAGAAAATTCGTTGCTCCGAGTGCCGGTTCCGAGGTCCATCGCTTTTCCAACCCCACTGTATTACCCTGGAAGTAATTTACCAGCTTTACCATTATACAATCTTTACAATAAGATTGAATATTAA